In Phoenix dactylifera cultivar Barhee BC4 unplaced genomic scaffold, palm_55x_up_171113_PBpolish2nd_filt_p 000957F, whole genome shotgun sequence, the following proteins share a genomic window:
- the LOC120107681 gene encoding nucleolar protein 56-like, whose amino-acid sequence MALYLLFESASGYTLFHAYGLDEIGQNTEAIRNSVLDLTRFGKVVKLVAFHPFSSALDALNQCSAISEGLMTDALRNFLEINLLKPKEGKKAKFSLGVAEPKVGSQEVTKIPCQSNEFVLELLHGVRLHFDRFIKDLKPSDLEKAQLGLSTIIVQDLGHLLQQ is encoded by the exons ATGGCACTCTACCTCCTCTTTGAATCCGCCTCCGGCTACACCCTCTTCCACGCGTACGGCCTCGACGAGATCGGCCAGAACACCGAGGCCATCCGGAACTCGGTCCTCGACCTCACGCGCTTTGGCAAGGTGGTCAAGCTCGTCGCCTTCCACCCTTTCTCCTCCGCCCTCGATGCCCTGAACCAATGCAGCGCCATCTCCGAAG GGCTCATGACCGATGCGTTGAGGAACTTCTTGGAAATCAACCTTCTGAAACcaaaagaggggaagaaggcTAAGTTCAGCCTCGGCGTTGCAGAGCCCAAGGTTGGGTCTCAG gaAGTGACCAAGATTCCTTGCCAGAGCAATGAGTTTGTTCTCGAGCTCCTTCATGGTGTCAGGTTGCACTTTGATAGGTTCATTAAAGACTTAAAG CCATCAGACTTGGAGAAGGCTCAGCTGGGTTTGAGTACAATTATTGTTCAGGATCTCGGTCATTTGTTACAACAATGA